A genomic stretch from Candidatus Paceibacterota bacterium includes:
- a CDS encoding class I SAM-dependent methyltransferase: MSKHQAFWNKEYKTAEHLALSDEPSEDLEKFIRFLERQEGRRSLNVTCRALDLGCGNGRNLILLGRYGMRGTGYDISDEAVKLARKNSGDLPLEYEARSIVGKFDKIPDASQTIVLDMMTSHFLNKAERAQLKAEVLRVLKPGGWYFFKTFLADDDQHVTRLLRDAPGAEEGTYIHPRMGVPEFVYSEAGIYEFFEPDFIIQKVDRSHKHIKDGHAYKRRTITVYLQKAY; this comes from the coding sequence CGGATGAGCCATCGGAGGACCTTGAGAAGTTCATTCGGTTTTTGGAGCGCCAGGAAGGAAGGCGCTCGCTCAATGTAACTTGCCGTGCGCTTGATCTCGGTTGTGGAAATGGACGCAATCTCATTTTGCTCGGTAGGTATGGTATGCGTGGAACGGGCTATGATATTTCAGATGAAGCAGTGAAGCTCGCGCGAAAGAATTCTGGTGATCTTCCACTCGAATATGAGGCACGCTCAATCGTGGGGAAGTTCGACAAGATTCCTGATGCGAGTCAGACGATTGTGCTTGATATGATGACCTCACACTTCTTGAACAAGGCAGAGCGCGCACAGCTCAAGGCGGAAGTCCTTCGCGTACTCAAGCCCGGTGGTTGGTACTTCTTCAAGACCTTTCTTGCTGATGACGACCAGCACGTGACCCGACTCCTGCGCGATGCACCGGGTGCGGAGGAGGGAACCTATATCCATCCACGCATGGGCGTGCCCGAGTTCGTCTACAGCGAGGCGGGTATCTATGAATTCTTTGAGCCCGATTTCATCATTCAGAAGGTGGATCGTTCGCACAAGCACATTAAGGATGGCCATGCATATAAACGCCGTACGATCACCGTCTATTTGCAAAAAGCATACTAA